Proteins encoded together in one Lathyrus oleraceus cultivar Zhongwan6 chromosome 5, CAAS_Psat_ZW6_1.0, whole genome shotgun sequence window:
- the LOC127086314 gene encoding protein DETOXIFICATION 18 yields the protein MASSISETPLLLATHDDNGIHNTERWWNKILDVDEAKHQLMFSLPMILTNLFYYLITLVSVMLVGHLGQLQLAGSTLANSWFSVTGGALMVGLSGALETLCGQGFGAKEYHMLGIYLQGSCIISFIFSIIISIIWFYTEHILVFLHQSQDIARTAALYMKFLVPGLFAYSILQNMLRFLQTQSVVMPLVILSAIPALLHVGIAYGFVEWTGLNFIGGPIAASISLWISMVLLGLYVMYANKFENTWTGFSMQSFHYLFTNMKLALPSAAMVCLEYWAFEIMVFLAGLLPNSQITTSLIAIGANTELFAYMITYGLSAAASTRVSNELGAGQPERAKHAMIVSLKLSLFLGFGFVLLLVFGHDIWIQLFSNSPIIKEEFASITPFLAISILLDSVQGVLSGVARGCGWQHLAVYVNLATFYLIGLPISCLLGFMTNLQYKGLWIGLICGLVCQTGTLLLLTWRIKWTKLNLSGDKDKD from the exons ATGGCAAGTAGCATTTCAGAAACACCTCTCTTACTCGCAACTCATGATGATAATGGAATACACAACACAGAGAGATGGTGGAACAAAATCTTGGACGTAGATGAAGCCAAACATCAACTCATGTTTTCACTGCCAATGATTCTTACAAACTTATTCTATTACTTAATCACTTTGGTTTCTGTTATGCTTGTTGGTCATCTTGGTCAGCTTCAATTAGCCGGTTCTACTCTCGCTAATTCATGGTTCAGTGTCACCGGCGGCGCTCTTATG GTTGGTTTAAGTGGTGCGCTAGAAACACTATGTGGGCAAGGATTTGGTGCAAAGGAATATCACATGTTGGGAATTTATCTACAAGGCTCATGCATTAtatcttttattttttcaatCATTATATCCATTATCTGGTTCTATACAGAACACATTCTAGTGTTTCTTCATCAATCACAGGACATTGCTAGAACAGCAGCACTCTATATGAAGTTTCTTGTACCAGGATTATTCGCATATAGCATCTTGCAAAACATGTTGAGGTTTCTACAAACACAATCTGTCGTCATGCCACTGGTTATACTTTCTGCTATTCCAGCATTGCTTCATGTGGGAATTGCTTATGGATTTGTTGAATGGACAGGTTTGAATTTCATAGGTGGACCTATTGCAGCTTCTATTTCACTGTGGATATCAATGGTATTGTTAGGTTTATATGTCATGTATGCAAACAAGTTTGAGAATACATGGACAGGATTTTCAATGCAATCATTTCATTACTTGTTTACAAACATGAAATTAGCTCTGCCTTCTGCAGCAATGGTGTG TTTGGAGTATTGGGCTTTTGAAATTATGGTTTTCCTAGCTGGATTACTGCCTAACTCACAAATAACAACTTCATTGATTGCAATAGG TGCAAACACAGAATTATTTGCTTACATGATCACTTATGGTCTTAGTGCAGCTGCAAG CACAAGAGTTTCCAATGAATTGGGAGCAGGCCAACCAGAAAGAGCTAAACATGCAATGATAGTCTCTCTAAAGCTCTCTCTTTTCCTTGGATTCGGGTTTGTTTTGTTACTTGTATTTGGTCATGATATATGGATTCAGCTGTTCAGTAATAGTCCTATTATCAAAGAGGAGTTTGCTTCAATAACACCCTTTCTTGCTATTTCCATACTACTAGATTCTGTCCAAGGTGTCTTATCAG GAGTGGCTAGAGGATGTGGTTGGCAGCATTTGGCTGTTTATGTCAACCTTGCAACTTTTTATCTCATTGGTTTACCAATTTCATGTCTCCTTGGATTTATGACCAACTTGCAATACAAG GGTTTATGGATCGGTCTGATTTGTGGCCTTGTATGTCAAACCGGAACACTCTTACTTTTGACATGGCGTATCAAATGGACTAAATTGAATCTCTCCGGGGACAAAGATAAAGACTAG